A single region of the Chromatiales bacterium genome encodes:
- a CDS encoding phosphoribulokinase — translation MSTKHPVIAVTGSSGAGTTTVKRAFEHIFMREGVNPLIIEGDSFHRFDRKEMRAKVAEAQAAGGNLSHFGPEANLFDRIAQTFQTYGETGACERRYYLHSDEEAAPFGQKPGEFTPWEQVPGGTDLLFYEGLHGGAVDGKTDVSKHVDLLVGVVPIVNLEWIQKIHRDKAERGYSAEATVDTILRRMHDYVHYITPQFSRTDINFQRVPTVDTSNPFIARDIPTPDESFVVIRFKDPAKFDINFQHLLAMLQGSFMSRRNSIVVPGGKMGFAMEIIFAPIMHRMLTRRSAG, via the coding sequence ATGTCAACCAAACATCCGGTCATTGCCGTCACGGGTTCGTCCGGCGCCGGCACGACGACCGTCAAGCGCGCGTTCGAGCACATCTTCATGCGCGAAGGCGTCAACCCGCTGATCATCGAGGGCGACAGCTTCCACCGCTTCGACCGCAAGGAGATGCGCGCGAAGGTCGCCGAGGCACAGGCCGCCGGCGGCAACCTGAGCCACTTCGGCCCGGAGGCCAACCTGTTTGATCGGATTGCACAAACCTTTCAGACCTACGGCGAAACCGGCGCCTGCGAACGTCGCTACTACCTGCACAGCGACGAAGAGGCCGCGCCGTTCGGCCAGAAGCCCGGCGAATTCACGCCTTGGGAGCAAGTGCCGGGCGGCACCGACCTGCTGTTCTACGAAGGCCTGCACGGCGGCGCGGTCGACGGCAAGACCGACGTATCCAAGCACGTTGATCTCCTGGTCGGCGTCGTGCCGATCGTGAACCTCGAGTGGATCCAGAAGATCCATCGCGACAAGGCCGAGCGTGGCTATTCCGCCGAGGCCACCGTGGACACGATCCTGCGCCGCATGCACGACTACGTGCACTACATCACGCCGCAGTTCTCGCGCACCGACATCAACTTCCAGCGCGTGCCGACGGTCGACACGTCCAACCCGTTCATCGCGCGCGACATCCCGACGCCGGACGAGAGCTTCGTGGTGATCCGCTTCAAGGATCCGGCCAAGTTCGACATCAACTTCCAGCACCTGCTGGCGATGTTGCAGGGCTCGTTCATGTCGCGGCGCAATTCCATCGTCGTGCCGGGCGGCAAGATGGGCTTTGCGATGGAAATCATTTTCGCGCCGATCATGCACCGGATGCTGACCCGCCGCTCGGCGGGCTGA